The Bdellovibrio sp. NC01 genome includes the window TGATATCACCCGAGAATTTAATACCACCGTCAGCAATCACCGTTTTACCGCGCGCTTTCGCAGCCTTCGCACATTCAACCACTGCAGAAATTTGCGGCATACCCACGCCCGCAACCACACGAGTCGTACAAATTGAACCTGGGCCTACGCCGACTTTAATCACATCCGCACCAGCATCAACCAATGCGAGCGTGCCTTCTTGAGTGACAACGTTACCTGCGATGATCATCACATCTTTGTGTTTCTGAGAAATGTATTTCACCATTTCCAAAACATTTTTAGAATGACCGTGAGCTGTATCGATACACAAAACGTCAACGTTTGCAGCGACTAAAGCTTCTGCGCGCTCTTTCGCATCAGCACCCACGCCAACTGCGGCGCCCACAAACAAACGACCGTGGTTGTCCTTTGTTGCTTGCGGATAGTTTTTAGCTTTTTCGATGTCTTTGATTGTGATCAAACCTTTTAGGCGACCTTTATCATCAACGACTGGAAGTTTTTCGATGCGATGTTTTTGCAAAATCTTTTTTGCTTCTTCCAGTGTTGTTCCCATTTTCGCTGTGACAAGATTTTCTTTCGTCATCAAGTTGCGAATCGGTTGATTGAAGTTTTCTTCAAAACGCAGATCGCGATTCGTTAAGATACCAATCAATTCACCTTTTACTGTGATCGGCACACCACTGATAGAATATCTTTCCATCAAATCAACCGCGTCTTGCACCATATGATCCGGTCCCAACGTCAGTGGGTCCATGATCATACCGCTTTCGTATTTTTTTACTTTTTCAACTTCAAGAGCTTGTTTTTCGATATCGAGATTTTTATGAATGATACCCAAGCCACCGAATTGCGCCATCACACGTGCAATACGATTTTCAGTGACTGTATCCATCGCCGCAGAAATGATCGGCGTATTCAGAAATTTTTCGCGCGCAAATAAAGATCTCGGCACTACTTCCGACGGCGTAATTTCAGAATATTGGGGAAGAAGAAGAATATCGTCAAAGGTCAGAGCGTAAGGTATCTCGCGTTCCATATCACTAACTCCTGGCAGGTTTAAATAATTCTGAGGGGATTCCCCTCAGAGTTCAACCAGAAGTAATGTCAGGAATAAGTTTTGGCGCGGCGGACTACTTTTCGTCGTACCAAGACTTATAAAGCAGGTAATTGTCTGCGGATTTTTCCAGCAACTGGACCTCTTCATCCGTCAACGGGCGCTTTACTTTTGCCGGACGACCTACCACTAAACTGCGCGGTGGAATTTCAGTGCCTTCCACTAAAAGAGAGCCAGCTCCAATTAAACAGTGCTCGCCGACTTTGACTCCATCCATCAAGATAGAGCCCATGCCGACAAGAGTCCCGCGGCCGACTTCGCAACCGTGAAGCATCACCAAGTGACCGATCGTCACGCGGTCCGCCAATGTTGTCCCGTATTTTCCATAAGTGCCGTGAATCACGGTGCCATCTTGAACGTTCGTTTCTTTACCAATACGAATCGGCATAACGTCACCACGAATCGTCACGTTGTACCAAATCGATGAACCTTTCCCGACCTGCACATCACCAATGAGGCGTGCATTATCAGCAATGAAAACATCAGCTTCAACTTTAGGTTCAGAGCCACGAGCTTTAACAAAAACACTCATTACGAAGTCCTTTTTGAAATAAAGCCCATGATAACATAATTTATTATTTAGAAACAGTATGAAGAGCGCCGTCGTCTTGCACCAGACGGAAACCGACTTGAGGCGAGCCACTCATAACATCACCCTTACCACGAAAACCTGGACGAAGACCGCCACAATACTCTTCAGAACAAAGATACGATCCACCTTTTTGCACGCGTTTGCGAACCGCAGGTTCATCAGGATCGAGTGCTGCCTCTGGACCTTGCGGATTTTTTACGACGCGCATTTTTGAAAGAGTTTTGTAGTAATCAGGTCGATACCAATCAGACGTCCACTGCCATACATTGCCAGTCATATCGTAAAGACCAAAGGCATTCGCCGGAAAACTTCCCACTGGCGATGGCCCTTGAAAACCATCTTCTGAAAGATTTTGTACAGGAAAATTTCCTTGCCAGAAGTTTGCCATAAACTTTCCTTGCGGATGAAGATCATCGCCCCAAGAATAAGTTTTGCGATCTAAACCGCCACGCGCCGCAAATTCCCACTCGGCTTCGGTTGGCAGGCGTTTGCCTTTCCATTGTGCATAAGCTTCCGCATCTTCATAGGCGATTTGTACGACCGGAAATTTTTCGCGACCACGAAGATCACTCTGTGGACCATCGGGATGTTTCCAGCTTGCACCTTTTTGCCAGTGCCACCAGATATGCCCACTGCTTTGCTCAACAGATTTTGGCGGATCAAAAACAACGGAACCAGGCTCTAGCATTTCCGCAGGAACATTGGGATAAGCAGAAGGATCAAGAGTGCGTTCTGCGACAGTGACGTAACCCGTGGCCTTGACGAACTCCGAATACTCTTCGTTCGTTACGGGATATTGATCCATCCAAAAGCCATCGACATGAACTTTATGAACGGGATGAGCATCTTCAGAATCAGGAGTCGCGTCCCCCATCCAAAATTCACCACCGTTCACCCACACCATTTGTCCGCTGAGTTCTGAAGAAGAACTTGAAGTTTTTTCGGCAACAGCGCCTTTTGTCGACGCCCAAAAGCCGCGACCCGAAGTTGAAGTGTCACTTGAACAAGCAAGACCTGAATCGGAATCCGTTTTCAGTGCTAAAGTTTTCTTATAAGCAATCACACTGCTGACAACCAACAAAACTGTGATCACCGCAATAGAGAGAAATAACTTTAACTTTCTCATACTTCCATTTTTTTCTGCCCGCACCGCTGCGGTCAATACATAAACAGATGAATTATAACACGCGTCCTACTACTCGGATACAACCCACACCAGGTCTCCGTTTTCCAAGACAAACTCGGAAGAAGGTCCAAGGATGCGGTTTTTGCCGCGCTCAACGCCAACGACAAGAACTTTGCGGTCCTCACGAAGTCGACTGTCGCGAATTGATTTGCCCACATAAGGATCTTCATTTTCGATAACAAACGAACTCAGTTGATATTTTCCACCGAATGGTTGAACCCAACGATGCTTTTCAGCGTCTTCATTGAGTTTACGATGAAGCTCGCTTAATTCTTCTTCGCTACCGAAACACACGATACGATCGAATGGCCATAAAACGAAATCACCGGTCGGCGCGAACACTTGTCGGTCTCCACGATTGATTGAAGCAATCGTGACGCCCATTTTTTCTTTGAATGAAAGTTCACGCAGACTTTTGCCGATCAAACTTGAATCCATACCAAGATCGAAAGTTTCAACCGAGGCATTCCACGGCAACAACGCTGGATCAAATTCCGCCGGGTTGTGAGTCTCTTTACCTTTTTCAGTCAAATTACGCAGGAATCTTTTTTCAAAAAATGCATAAAGTTTTTCACCATAAAGCATCGTCAAGAACACCGCGATCACAACAATCCCTGCAAGCGCTCCTGAAGCAATTGGCAACGAAACAAATTGTGCAATCATCACTGACAACAACAACACCGCAAGCAAGATTCGACCTAAAGTAATACCAGGCAAAAGAGATTGAATACGGCGAAGATCTTCAGCATCAACATCCTTACTTGGCTGACCTTGCAGCAGTCCCCAGAAGAAAGGTGCTGAAATCACCAAACAAATAATAAACGCAAAAGCACCCGCATGAGGACTTGCCTGAAGATGTTCATCAAGCTGGACCAGGACGAAACTTTTCATTCCAAAGATGATCGCCAAGATCACGATTGAGTTCAGAATAATTTTTACGCCATAACTTGAAGCGATCAGACCACCAATACTTTTTCCACCTTGGCGCTTGATAGAACTTGAATAGCTATCAAGTAGAATTTTGAAACGATCCGGGAATTTTGAATCCGTCCAGCGATAAATGCTTTCAGAAGATTTAATCAAATACGGAGTCGTAAATGTCGTAATTGCCGAAGCCGCGACCGCCAGAGGATACAAGAAGTCACTTGTCAGTTTTAAAGTCATACCTAATGAAGCAATGATGAATGAGAACTCACCGATCTGCGCAAGACTAAGACCTGCTTGCAACGATGTCTTACGCGATTGCCCTGATAGCAACGCACCTAAGTACGTACTTACTAATTTACCCAAGATCGTAACGATCGTGAACAGCGCCACAAGACCGCCATTGTCGCGAATGATCTTTGGATCAATCAACATACCGACAGAGACGAAGAACACGGCAGCAAACAAGTTCTTAACCGGATTCAATAGTTTTTCAATATGATGACCTTCCGGAGTTTCCGCAAGCAATGAGCCCATAACGAAGGCGCCCAAGGCTGGCGAAAATCCCGCGGCTGTGGCAATGATAACCATCACAAGACACAAACCGATTGCGACAACCAAAGTTGTTTCTTCATCCAAAAGATCGCGAATGTAACGTAAGAAAGCGGGCAAAAGGAAGATACCGAAAATAAACCAGACTAGAACAAGGAACACCATTCTAGTTGTGACAGCCACCACGTTGCCAATCTCAAAACCATTACTTGAAACAAGTGTTGGCAAAAGAACCAGCAATAAAACCGCGACCACGTCTTCAACAACTAAGATACCAAAAACCAGTTCAACCAGGCGACTGCCCTTCATGCCCAATTCTTGGAAGGCACGCACGATGATCGTCGTTGAAGAGACAGAAAGAATCGCACCCATGAACAAACTGTCTGCGGAATTCCACCCGATACTGCGCCCAACTAAGTAGCCAAGTCCCACCATGAAGAGAACTTCAAACACCGCAGTAAATCCCGCAGAGCCGCCGACTTTCACTAATTTTTTGAAACTAAACTCAAGACCTAAACCGAAAAGAAGAAAGATCACACCGATTTCGGACCACGTGTGAATGCTTTCTTTGTCTTGCACCGTTGGTAACCACGGCACGTGAGGACTTACTAAAAAGCCTGCGATTAAATACCCAAGAACTAGCGGCTGCTTTAGCTTTTTAAATAAAAGCGTGACCAACGCACCGATAAGAAGAATGAAACCTAAATCCGTGATAAGTGCTGGTAAATGAATCATGCTTTATTGTTTCAAGCATGATCACATAATTCAATTTGCAGTCCGGCATTTTTGCGAAATTTTATTCTGACGACTCACAGATGTGAGTCGGAATGATCGCTAATTCAAATAACCCATCTTGCCCGTCAAAGGCCCATGGTTTTGTGACTTCTGAATCTGTCCTTCAACTTCAGCACTCATCACACGGGAACGACCGATGAAGTTTTTTGTCGCGAACACTGGAACGTTCATATGAAGGCAGAAAGAAATCACTTCGTCTGCGCGAAGTTTCAACGAATTTAATTGCGGATGGCCGCTGATATACAGACGTAGATATTGATGTGCACCACGAATTTCAACAAACACCGCTTGTTTAATTTCGATGTTCAAAGAATTCATCAACATCTCTGCAAAACGATGCGGAGTCGATTGTGGAATTGTTTTATTCGACTGTGATAAAGCAACACCCGCCTCGATCGGACTGACCGCCACTGGCAAAGTGTATTGATGACCTTCATCTTTCAACAACAACATCGGACGAGATACATCACCCGTTACAGACAAACCGTAAGGGAACAAACGCACCAGGTCCTTTTGATGAAAAACTTCTTCATCTTGAGTCTCATTCGTGAAAATGATCTGAGCTTTAAGATTGTCAAAATCCAAAAGGTCTTTCATTACTGAATCAATTCTCCTCTGAACACTGCTGGGAACGCTTTTGTAATACGCACGTCAACAGTTTTACCGATCAAATCAGGCGAACCCATGAAGTGAACAAGTTTATTGCTTGTAGAACGACCCTGGATTTTTCCATGTTCGCGGTCCACTTGCTCTACCAAGATCTTCATTGTTTGACCTTCGTATTTTTTAACCCATTCAAACGCCATTTTATCGTGCGCTTCAAACAATCTGTTCAAGCGATCGAATTTCACGTCTTCAGGAAGTTGATCTTCAAACTTCGCAGCTTTCGTGAAAGGACGTGGTGAGTACGCAAATGCAAAGATAGTTTCAAAACCACCCTCTTGGCACATGCTGATTGTGTCTTGGAATTCTTCCTCTGTTTCACCAGGGAAGCCCACGATGATGTCTGTCGAGAACACCACGTTTGGAATTGTACGTTTCAACATCGCGATTTTTTCCAAGTATTCTTCGCGAGTGTAGTTACGATTCATACGCTCTAGGATACGCGTGTTACCACTTTGGAACGGCAAATGGATGTATTCCATCACCTTGTCGCCATTCGCAGCCATTGTATCGGCAAGCTTTTGATTGAAATCTTTTGGATGAGACGTCGTGAAACGAATGCGTTCAATATCAGTCTCGCGCGCCACTTTTTGCAACAACTCTGCGAAATCAACATCGCGATCGCCGTAAGAATTTACGTTTTGACCAAGCAACGTCACTTCTTTCACGCCACGAGTAACAAGCTCGCGCACGTCTTTCAGAATGTGATCGTAAGGACGAGATTTTTCACGACCGCGAGTGTAAGGCACAACACAGAATGTACAGAAATTATCGCAACCCTTAGTGATGTTCACGAATGTCGCAACACCTGGGTTACGCACCAAAGTGTCGATATTGTACGGAGCGCGATGTTCAAATTTCGCGTTCACGTGCTTACCACCCTCTGAGTAAGTTTTTGCAACCAAGTTTGGCAAATTGTCGATTTGATCCGTACCGAATACGAAATCGATCAACGGTTGTGATTTAATCAGGTTTTCTTTTTCTTGCTGACCCACGCAACCACCGATACCGATGCGCATGTCGGGATTTTTTTCTTTCATTTTTCTGAAAGTCCCAACTTCAGACATCACTTTGTGCACCGGCTTTTCACGCACGCTGCATGAGTTGATGATGATCAAGTCAGCTTCTTCCGGAGTTTTTACCGGTTCAAAATTTTGCATCTCTAGAAGTGAATACATACGTTCTGTATCGTTCACATTCATTTGGCAGCCGTAAGTAGAAATATAAACGCCACGACCTTCCCCCGTCTTTGGAGTTTGGTTTGCGCTTTCAGGATTTGCAGTCGTTTCAACAGTGTCAGCCACGGCCATTACCTCTTGTGTCTTTAAAGAGGTTGAGTTATAGACAAGGGCCTTAAAAATGTCAAAGTTCGAGGGAGGCTCCCACTCATGAATCCAAGACTTAAAAGTTCCAAAAAGTGGACAAAATTCCCGAAAGAATACTCAGATCAAATCCAGGCTGTTTTCAAAGAAAATTTTGCCCAATATCTCGACGAAGCTGAGTTGATTATCGAAGGTCGTATTTACTCCGAAGAAATTACGCTTCGCGTTGGTTATCACGAAGAAGGCCGTATTTCTCAGGCCAATTTCGAAGTTTCTATGAATTATTCTCAAGACGAGCAAGATGCTTTGTCACGCATTCACAATTGCGTAGATGCTGCTGCATCAATGATGATGGAATATTTCGAACAAGATGGCGAAGTCGATTTCCCTTATGTTTGGGCCGAGTATCCATTCCAAGGTAAGAAGTTGTATTTGCGTTTCTCGACTGAAAATTCATCTCTAGAAGCCGAAGCAGATAAGCTTTTAGGTCTTGATGGTGAAGCGATGGTTTCGGAAGAAACTGATGACGAAGATGCTTTGACTCGCGCGGAACAAAGTGAAGAGTTGTCACCACCACGCGATGAAGATGAAGACTTCGCAGATGAAGATTCTGAAGAAGAGGATGACGGTGATGATGACTCTGAAGACCGCGGCCCGCGCATGTTTGGCGGAAAAGGTAAGAAGAAAGTACACTAAACTCACGACGCAGAGCATTCTTGTATACTCTCTCCATCTTTTTACAGTAGCTATGAGTCCAAAAGGGGCACCAACTATGAAAAATATCGTTCTTCTATTCGCAGTACTTTTCGCGGCGGTTTCTGCTTCTGCTCAAACTCAACAGCAAGCACAACCACTTCGTGTTCACCCGAACGCTGATTACATTCGCACGGCACGTGTTCAACTTGAGAAAGACACTGAGCTAAAAATTTTGGAAAAATTAGAAGAGTCACGTCTTCGTGAAGAACGCGCTCGTATGCAAATGATTGAAGGTTCAAACTTCAGCGTTCAAAATCCAGCGCCAAACCAACCAGTACAAACTCAGACTTTCTAATAGTTAACCACAACAAAAGTCTCGCTCATAAGAAGGCTGCTTTGTTTATACAAAGGCAGCCTTTTTTATTTTTGATTACATCGCCCCAATCTGTCTCAACCTGAGTCGTTTTCAATCAGAATCCGGTCAAGATTTTTTAATTAGTGACCGAAAAGTTCTATATGAATCCCTGCACGTACTTGGTTGGAATCATTCTGGTTTTATTTGGGTTGGTGGCACACGCCTCACCGAACTCATTCACATATCAAGGCCGTATCTTAAAATCCGATAGCACTCCCCTTGAATATAATAACGTCAGCTTTCAATTTGAAATCACAACTCCGAATGGTCAGTGTATCTTGTATCGTGAGCAAATCGATCATGTCGACATGACGAACTCTGGCGGTGTGTTCGATGTTCCCATTGGTGGAGGCACACAGAGTTTTCCGGGCAATGGTATTTTCGTTTTATCAGATGCCTTCAACAACACTGGCAGTTTGAATTGTGATGGTGGCTCCACTTACAACGCGGCTTCATCTGATGAACGACGTTTGCGTGTGAAGTTTCATGATGGTTCAGGTTGGAAAACAATTTCCCCAGATAACGTCATCCGCGCTGTTCCTTATTCTTCGTATTCTTATTCAGCGGAACGCCTTGGTTCTAAAACAGCAAATGATTTCGTTTTAAAAGGTGATGTGAACGGCAACGTCACTTGCAATAGCGGAAACTTTTTAACTTGGGATGCAACAACCAAAACATTTGGCTGTTCCGGTGTTTCTGGTGCTAGTGGTGGGACTGTGACGAATGTCACTTCTGCAAATGCCTACTTAACCGTGACCAATGGTGCCGCAACACCAAATCTTACGTTGAATGTGGGTACTGTTGCTAACACGGTGGCTGCCGGCAATGATCCACGCATCGTGAATGCGATTCAATCAGGCGCAACTGCAAGTGGTGACTTAAGTGGTACCTATCCGGGTCCGTCTGTTGTTGCGATCCGCAGTATCGGTGTGGCTGCGACAACGCCGGCTTCGGGTCAGTATTTTAAATTTGATGGCACGAACTGGACGCCAACTGCAATTGCGATTGCTGACGTCACCAATTTATCATCAACACTTTCTGGCTATCATACTTCTGCTGCATTTAATACAGCAGTGGGTTCTGCCAACTGTGCTGCTTACGAAACTCCTTATTGGAATTCAGTTGCTGGTAAGTTTTTATGTCAGGCGATCAACGTGTCTTTGGCTGGCGACGTGAGTGGTTCCATTGGTGCCGCTTCCGTTGATAAGATCAAAGGTTACGACATTGATTTATCTTCTGCACCAACGAATGGTCAGGTTTTAAAATACAACGGTACGAAGTGGATTGCGGGTAATGACAACAACGGTGGCGGCACTGTGACTTCAGTTTCTGCGTCTGCCCCATTATCCGTCACAAATGGAACAACCACTCCTTCGCTTACGATTTCTCAAGCAACGACTTCGACAAATGGTTATTTGTCTTCTGCGGATTGGAATACTTTTAATTCCAAGCAAGCTGCGGGCAGCTACATCACTGCCTTAACTGGTGATGTGACAGCGAGTGGTCCTGGTTCAGCGACTTCAACGGTTGCGAAACTTCAAGGCTCAACACTGACTTTAACTGCGCCTGCAAATAAAGATTATTTGAAATTCAATGGCACAGCGTTCGTGAATTCACCTTTGGCAGCGAGTGATTTAAGTGGAACGATTCCAGCAGCGAATCTTCCTGCATTTACTGGTGATGTGACTTCTTCAGCCGGATCAACGACTTTAACATTGGCTGCGGCTGGTACTGCCGGAACTTACTATAAAGTAACAACAGACTCTAAAGGTCGCGTCACTTCGGGTGCTGCTTCTTTAGTTGCTGCCGACATTCCAGCGCTTGATTGGTCGAAAATCACGACTGGTAAACCAAATACATTAAGTGGCTACGGCATTATTGATCAATTGATCACGAATGCAGGTGGCACGCCTTCAATTCAAACAGGCCTTGATGCATCGAAACCTTCTTCCCCTTCTGCCGGTGCGATTTACTTCGCGACAGATTCAAAAGTTATTTATCAGTACAATTCTGGTGCGTGGGTCTCTATCGCTTCGTCATCAGGTTCGGGCGGTACCATCACAGGCGTCACAGCGGGCACGGGTTTGTCTGGTGGTGGCACATCTGGTTCAGTCACATTGAATCTTGCGAACACAGCGGTCACTGCGGGTTCTTACACTCGCGCTAATATCACAGTCGATGCACAAGGTAGAATCACTTCAGCTGCGAATGGCGCAGCAATCGATTTAACTTCCGATGTCACGGGAGCTTTGCCGATTGCAAATGGTGGTACGGGCGCAACTACAGCGTTAAGTGCATTCAATCTTCTTTCACCACTTACTACTAAAGGTGATATTTTAGTTCGTGATTCTTCTAATAATATTCGTCTAGCTGTTGGTACAAACGGACAAGTATTATCAGCGGACTCAACACAAGCGAGTGGTTTAAAATGGATTACTCCAAATGCAGGCACTGTCACTAATGTCACAGGCACTTTGCCGATCGTTGTTGCAACAGGTTCAACAACTCCAGCAATTAGTGTGAATGCCGCAACAACATCCGCTCAAGGTGTGGTGCAAGTGGGTTCGGGTATCGCAGTTTCTTCAGGAACTATCTCTGCAGACCCTGCGAACTTCCCGTCAGCGGTACCAACATCTAAAGGTGGTACGGGTGTTACGTCATTGACTCCGAATCGCTTGTTGGCATCTGACGGGACAGGCGCTACAGTTACACCGTTTACGTGTGGTCTGGGTCAATTGATCACATTTGATGCCAGTGGTATCGCAGGATGTGTGACCGCGACGTCTGCTGGGATGTTCGCTAAAGGTGGTAACGCTTTCGGTTCTGCGGCGGCACTTGGTACGACTGACAATTATAACTTGTCATTTATTACGAACAATACTGCGCGCATGACGATTTTGAATTCTGGTAACGTTGGTATTAACACAACGAATCCGGGCGCCAATCTTCACGTTGTTGGTGCGGCGGCATTTGAAAATAACACTGCGACTTCAAGTGGCCCGACATTTAGTTTTTGGAAAAATCGCAACTACGCCGCTGTTAATAACAATGACGAATTAGGTTTTATTTCCTTTTATGGTCATGATGGCACGGGCACATATCGTTCATCTTATATTGCCTCTCATGCAGACGGTGCTCCTGCCAGTGGAACTCATACAGTTAAAGGGCGTTTAGAGTTTTATACAACTGGCGCTGGCGCAAGTGATTCGACAGAAAGAATGCGCATTGATTCTGCTGGTAACGTCGGCATCGGTACAACTTCTCCGACAGAGTCATTAAGCGTCTATCGCGCCAATGCAACGGCGACAGTTGGGATTACCTCTGATAACACTTCAACAAATACAGCTCGCTACCCTGCTATCAGTGTGACTAACTTCATGGGCAGTCCCACAACTGGTAATGGTGGCAATCCAAGTTTTAACTTAACAAATTTTCGCGGCTCATCCGGTGCACCGGCCGCAATGAAATCTGGCGAATCATTGGGTGCGTTTGTATTCAATGGTTCAAGCGACACTTCCGGTAACTACATTGAAGGTGCTGCGATTTGGGCCAGCACAACACAGAACTATTCTTCAACTGCAGCTGGTACACAACTTCAGTTCTACACGACTGCAAACAATACGATCACGGCAACTCCACGCATGACAATTGACCAAAGTGGCTACGTCGGTATCGGTTCAAGTATGACAACACCGACTTACCCACTTGATGTCAGTGGCATCATTCGCTCTTACGGCACGACTGCCGGTGGCGCCGCCGTGAATGTCCAAGCCACAAACGCTTCCGCTTATTCAACGGTGGATCTGGTTTCAGACAATCGTCGCTATCAAGTCGGTACAGGTGGTTCGTCAACATGGGCTAACGGAAGTTGGTATCTTTGGGATGCGACCGCGAGTCTTCCAAGAATGGTTGTTAATTCATCTGGCTATGTTGGCGTTAACACGCAATCACCACAATATAACTTTCAGGTTGTAGGAAATGCTGCTGGCACAACAAACTGGATGAATCTGGTGAACAACAATGCCACTGGTGCAACAGGCGTCCTGTTCTCGAATGACGGAGCTAGTTATGGCGTCATCACGATGAATAGTTCTGGTCAAACCGGCTGGAGTGGCGCGAACTCACTAAACATTATCAATCAGTATAGCGCTCCAATCGCGTTCTTTAATGCTGGCGGTGAAAAAATGCGCCTTGCTAGCAACGGCTATCTTGGTATCGGAACCACAACTCCAGCAGCAGCACTTGACGTCAATATGAACCTTCCAGCTGCTGGCCAAGCTCCCCTTCGCATTCGCAACTCTGCAACCTCTGGCGGCTCACGCTTTTGGCAAATTGGTCCCGACGGAAACGGCAGTGGTAATTTTATTGTCTATAATGATCTTCAACAAGGTGCTTACATCGTATACGGACAGACTGCATGGAGTGCCTCTTCAGATAGACGTTTGAAAAAAGAAATCACTCCGATTGAAGATGGCTTGAATAAGGTCTTACAATTGAACGGTGTTACTTATCGTTATAATCGCGACAAAGAAACAGATCCACGCAAAGCCGGCGTGATCGCTCAAGACGTTGAAAAAGTTTTGCCAGAAGCTATCACAAAAGATGATAAAGGCTTCTTAAGCGTGAAATACACAGAGATCATTCCACTGGTTATTGAGGGTCTTAAACAAATGTACTCTCAGGTCCAGTCGCAATTCGCGGAACAAAAACGTGAAATCGCCTCGTTGCAATCGCAATCGAACGATAAAGCTTCCAAGACTGAAGTGCAGGAGTTACGTTCACAAAATGCACAATTGAAACAAGAAAACGAGTTAATTAAAGCTTATCTTTGCAATAAAGATCCTCACGCTTCTTTCTGTCTCAAACATTAGAACTCGTGGAACATTTTCTCATAATAATACTGTCAAGAATTCATGAATTTTGACCGATAAGTACTACATGAAACACTGTACGTCTTTGGTTTTTCTAGCGATTCTGCTATTGATGCAAACATCCTTTGCGTCCCCATATTCATTGACGTACCAAGGCCGCATCCTTAAATCCAACAACAACCCGCTTGAATACAACAACGTAAGCTTCTTGTTTTCGATTATGGCTCCGAACGGAAGCTGTATCATCTATCAAGAACAAGTCGACGGTATTGATATGACAAACTCGGGCGGTGTGTTTGACGTTTCAATTGGTTCAGGAACTAAGAGTTACCC containing:
- a CDS encoding tail fiber domain-containing protein, which codes for MNPCTYLVGIILVLFGLVAHASPNSFTYQGRILKSDSTPLEYNNVSFQFEITTPNGQCILYREQIDHVDMTNSGGVFDVPIGGGTQSFPGNGIFVLSDAFNNTGSLNCDGGSTYNAASSDERRLRVKFHDGSGWKTISPDNVIRAVPYSSYSYSAERLGSKTANDFVLKGDVNGNVTCNSGNFLTWDATTKTFGCSGVSGASGGTVTNVTSANAYLTVTNGAATPNLTLNVGTVANTVAAGNDPRIVNAIQSGATASGDLSGTYPGPSVVAIRSIGVAATTPASGQYFKFDGTNWTPTAIAIADVTNLSSTLSGYHTSAAFNTAVGSANCAAYETPYWNSVAGKFLCQAINVSLAGDVSGSIGAASVDKIKGYDIDLSSAPTNGQVLKYNGTKWIAGNDNNGGGTVTSVSASAPLSVTNGTTTPSLTISQATTSTNGYLSSADWNTFNSKQAAGSYITALTGDVTASGPGSATSTVAKLQGSTLTLTAPANKDYLKFNGTAFVNSPLAASDLSGTIPAANLPAFTGDVTSSAGSTTLTLAAAGTAGTYYKVTTDSKGRVTSGAASLVAADIPALDWSKITTGKPNTLSGYGIIDQLITNAGGTPSIQTGLDASKPSSPSAGAIYFATDSKVIYQYNSGAWVSIASSSGSGGTITGVTAGTGLSGGGTSGSVTLNLANTAVTAGSYTRANITVDAQGRITSAANGAAIDLTSDVTGALPIANGGTGATTALSAFNLLSPLTTKGDILVRDSSNNIRLAVGTNGQVLSADSTQASGLKWITPNAGTVTNVTGTLPIVVATGSTTPAISVNAATTSAQGVVQVGSGIAVSSGTISADPANFPSAVPTSKGGTGVTSLTPNRLLASDGTGATVTPFTCGLGQLITFDASGIAGCVTATSAGMFAKGGNAFGSAAALGTTDNYNLSFITNNTARMTILNSGNVGINTTNPGANLHVVGAAAFENNTATSSGPTFSFWKNRNYAAVNNNDELGFISFYGHDGTGTYRSSYIASHADGAPASGTHTVKGRLEFYTTGAGASDSTERMRIDSAGNVGIGTTSPTESLSVYRANATATVGITSDNTSTNTARYPAISVTNFMGSPTTGNGGNPSFNLTNFRGSSGAPAAMKSGESLGAFVFNGSSDTSGNYIEGAAIWASTTQNYSSTAAGTQLQFYTTANNTITATPRMTIDQSGYVGIGSSMTTPTYPLDVSGIIRSYGTTAGGAAVNVQATNASAYSTVDLVSDNRRYQVGTGGSSTWANGSWYLWDATASLPRMVVNSSGYVGVNTQSPQYNFQVVGNAAGTTNWMNLVNNNATGATGVLFSNDGASYGVITMNSSGQTGWSGANSLNIINQYSAPIAFFNAGGEKMRLASNGYLGIGTTTPAAALDVNMNLPAAGQAPLRIRNSATSGGSRFWQIGPDGNGSGNFIVYNDLQQGAYIVYGQTAWSASSDRRLKKEITPIEDGLNKVLQLNGVTYRYNRDKETDPRKAGVIAQDVEKVLPEAITKDDKGFLSVKYTEIIPLVIEGLKQMYSQVQSQFAEQKREIASLQSQSNDKASKTEVQELRSQNAQLKQENELIKAYLCNKDPHASFCLKH
- the miaB gene encoding tRNA (N6-isopentenyl adenosine(37)-C2)-methylthiotransferase MiaB, which codes for MADTVETTANPESANQTPKTGEGRGVYISTYGCQMNVNDTERMYSLLEMQNFEPVKTPEEADLIIINSCSVREKPVHKVMSEVGTFRKMKEKNPDMRIGIGGCVGQQEKENLIKSQPLIDFVFGTDQIDNLPNLVAKTYSEGGKHVNAKFEHRAPYNIDTLVRNPGVATFVNITKGCDNFCTFCVVPYTRGREKSRPYDHILKDVRELVTRGVKEVTLLGQNVNSYGDRDVDFAELLQKVARETDIERIRFTTSHPKDFNQKLADTMAANGDKVMEYIHLPFQSGNTRILERMNRNYTREEYLEKIAMLKRTIPNVVFSTDIIVGFPGETEEEFQDTISMCQEGGFETIFAFAYSPRPFTKAAKFEDQLPEDVKFDRLNRLFEAHDKMAFEWVKKYEGQTMKILVEQVDREHGKIQGRSTSNKLVHFMGSPDLIGKTVDVRITKAFPAVFRGELIQ